Part of the Candidatus Brocadia sinica JPN1 genome, GCCATTGGGCTGCATCCAGTTCCAGCTCTTGCAGAGTTCTCGGGAAATATAACTTCGCCCTCTGAGAAAATGACGCTCAGTGAGAGCCTTGATAAAGGCTATATCGTCTGCATGCAGTTCTCGTGAACGGTAGTGGAATAGGATAGGCTTCATAATCAGATTCCTTTTCTCTGAAGCCCTTTATACCACAAATGACAAACTGACGCCAGCGTTTTTTTGCGTTTTAACGCTCTTACGGTAAAAACGCCTTCTGGGTTGGCCTATAAAATCGCTTGTTAATTTTTCAAAGAACTAAAGTGTTACCTTATTTTTAATTTGATCCGATAGTTTTACTCATTGTGTTAGCGCTTGTATTATAAAATTTCTTTATAACTCTGTGTCCTCTGTGCCCTCTGTGGCAGAAGAGTTAACCATGGCGAATCTTTATCTGACCGAACAAAATTCCATTTTACGCAAGAGCGGCGACCGGCTTATTGTTCAGAAGGACGACGAAACCCTCCTTGAGGTACAGTGCCATAAGATCGATGCCGTGCTCATCTTCGGAAACGTCCAGTTTACCACGCAGGCCGTGCACGAACTCTTTGAACACGGTATAGAGATGGCCATTCTCACACGAACGGGAAAACTTATCGGACAAATAACCTCCCCTACGCCCAAAAACATTACCCTGCGTCTCCACCAGTTCAGGAAATACGGGGATAATGACTTCCGGCTCATGCTCTCAAAGGCGATTGTGGCGGGAAAGATCATGAATTGCTATAATGTCGTCCGCCTGTTTTCGTATAATCATCCGGAGATTAACCTTGAAACGGAGATCGCGGCGCTGAAGGCAAAGCCCGGGGATGTGGCATTGGCTACCCAAATTAATCAACTATTTGGCCTGGAAGGAAGTGCGGCAAAGGTCTATTTTGATGCCTTTGGTAAAATGCTTCTGGGCGGATTCACGTTTCCGGGAAGAAAGAAGCATCCGTCCACCGACCCCGTCAATGCGCTCCTTTCCCTGAGTTACACCATGATTTTCAGCGAAATATCATCGCTCCTCGATGGACTGGGATTTGATCCGTACCTTGCTTACTATCACAGCATCGACTATGGGCGGGCATCCCTTGCCTCTGATCTCATGGAGGAATTTCGGGCGCCGGTGGCTGACCGGCTGACCCTGAATCTCATGAATAACAGGGTTTTCGGGCAGGAGGACTTTTACTCAAATCCCAACGAAGGGGTTTATCTCAGACGCGATGCATTGAAACGCTACTTTGTGGAATACGAGGGCATGCTCAACCGTGAGTTTGTCCGGCAGGAAACCGGAGAGACTACCACGCTGCGAAAGTGCTTTCGTTACCAGGCGGAAAAACTGGCTGCCACTATTCAAAATATTACACCGTATATTCCTTTTTTGCAGGAGGTATGATATGCTGTATGTCGTATCTTATGATATACCGGACACCGGCAGGAGGACAAAATTGGCAAAGGCGCTTAAGGATTTTGGGGATCGGGTACACTATAGCGTCTTTGAGTGTATGCTGGACAGCATTCTCTTGAATAAAATGGTGGCTAGGGTAAAGAAGATTGTCTTGCCCAATGACGACAGCGTGAGGATATATGCCATCTGCGCCAATTGCGAACGGGCTATTCAAGTGATCGGGCAGGGGAAGGTAACCAAAATGGAGGACATTTACATAGTGTGAAGTACCCCAATGGGTTAACGAAACTCAAAAATCTTCTAAAAAGAGGGGGTGGTTACAGAAAAAATTGTAAAGAATGTACTTATTGATAGTTAGAATAAATTTTTTACCAACTTTTAAGGAGGTAATAGGAAAAAAATGACGCTCAAAAAAGGAGGTTACAGAAAATGCCCTTGTAAGTATTTGTGTTTATTATGGTTGGAATGGGCGGTGTGTGAATCATTGACCTGATGAATAAGGGATTGCGACCCAATAATAATTTAGATAATCTCTGTTTAATGGATATGTGTGAATCATTGACCTGATGAATAAGGGATTGCGACAACATAACCCTGAATTTACTATGATGGAGTTGTATCGTGTGAATCATTGACCTGATGAATAAGGGATTGCGACGCGGTACAATTTTCTCGCACATAAAGCCCCGCTCGGTGAGTTGTGTGAATCATTGACCTGATGAATAAGGGATTGCGACCAAGCTGATTCGGGTCAACTCGGGAGATAGCGGTTTTTTTGTTAAGTGTGAATCATTGACCTGATGAATAAGGGATTGCGACTTCTACTGCGGCGCCAACGGTAATTGCTAATGCTGCTGCAACACGTGTGAATCATTGACCTGATGAATAAGGGATTGATCACAGGGAGCAGTGACCAGTGACCAGATGACAGGGAAAAAAAGCTAATCTACTAGCTGATATCTGGCAACTGGAAACTGGTTACCGAGAACGGCTTGATGAATAAGGGATTGATCACAGTGGCCAGTGGTCAGAGGCCAGATGATAGTTGGAATTTAGATAATTGGTTTTCTGAAATCTGGAACCTGGCAACTGGCACCTGCGAATGGCCTGATGAGACAGTGACCAGGGGCCAGAGACCAGTGGCCAGATGTCAGGGGAATGATAAGGGATTGAAACGAGACGGGAAGAAGGATGAGGGAACGCGGGCAGAGAGACGAAGGGACGAGGGAGGTAAAATCGTGAGAGACGTGTCCGTGAAAAGATACAAAATTATCTCGTACACGGACAACAATCACGATTCAAAATAAACCTGCAGGACATCGTGGTTATGAAGCATAGCATTGGAAAGACAAAAGGAGTTGTATCAATGGTTGTTGTCTCAGATGAAGTACTAGAAATAATTAAAAGGTTTATCGACATGGTCTCCGCCAGTGGACTGCATCTGGAGAGGGCTCTATTGTTTGGTTCCCACGCAAAGGGAACTGCGAACACATGGAGTGATATTGACGTTACCCTGGTATCGAAAGATTTTACCGGTATCGGGTTTTATAACAGGAAACGAGTGAATCCTTTTATCATGAAAACAATGATTTTGCCACAGAGGCCACAGAGAATAAATTATGGATTCTTTAACGGAACAGATTATAGCGGCGGCAATAGAGGTTCATCGTATCCTGGGACCAGGCTTATTGGAATCTATTTACGAAGAAGCCCTTTGTCATGAATTTTCGCTCAGAGAAATTCCCTTTGAACGGCAGAAGGAATTGGATGTGATCTACAAGGATAAAGTCATCAAAGGGCATTGTTAATAAATTTTGGTGAGTCAAGACTCGTGGATGGAATCAAACGTATTTCGTTATAACTTTAATTTTAGCCATAGAGGTCATATCGCAGCAAAGCCGCAACCAAAAGGAAATTAGCCACAAAGACACCAAGACACGAAAAAAAACTTACAAAAAAAAGAAGTTTTTACAGAGTAATACTATAGAGAATCAGCATTGTCCGGTTAGAAATTTGCGTAAAACAAAAGACAATAAATTTTTTTAGAAAGAGGTATTTTTTGCTTGACTTTTTGAAATAGTCAATGATGGCAAAATTTTTATAACACTTTAACTATAAAGGAGTTATAAAAATGCCATATACCATTGATCCGTTTTGCAAACAGCAAAAAATTCCCACGTTTCATGAACTGTTTAGTCCTGTACAGAATATTTTTCATTCGGTGCCACCTCTTGAATCAAAAGGAAACAGGCCGTTGCAGATGAATTTCGAACAACAACTCAAAGCACTTATTTATTACCATCTCGAAGAACATTCCTCAGGCAGAGATCTCCTTCAGGAACTCCAAGAGGATGATTTTGCCAGAACCGAAATAGCGCCTCCCGACGGTATCAAAAAGAGCAGCTTTTTCGAGGCCATCAACCACAGAGGCATCGAGCAACTCCTCTTTATTTTCACGAAACTTCAAGCCGATGCCACAAAGGTGCTCCCCCAGGAATATGAACATCTGGGGGAACTCGTCAGTATTGATGGTTCATTCATTGACGCAGTCCTTTCCATGCATTGGGCAGATTACCGAAAGGGGGCAAAAAAAGCAAAAGCCCACCTTGGTTTTAATCTTAACCATTCTATTCCATCAAAAATTTACCTTACCGATGGTAAAGGTGACGAACGCCCTTTCGTAAACAAAATACTCTCCCCTGGTCAGACGGGAATCATGGACCGTTATTATCAGTGCCATAAAGACTTTGACCTATGGCAGACAGAAGGAAAGCATTTTGTCTGCCGTATCAAAGAGAATACAAATAAATCCGTTATAAAAACCAATCCTCTCAAGCCAGGGAGCATAGTCTTTTATGATGCCCTTGTCCTGCTTGGAACACCCCAGGTGAATCAGACAGAAAAACCTGTTCGCCTTATCGGGTATTGGATAGACGCTAAAGAGTATTGGGTTGCAACTGACCGCCATGACCTTACTGCTGAAGATATCGCTTCTCTTTACAAGCTTCGCTGGAATATTGAAATATTCTTTGGTTGGTGGAAGCGCCACCTCAAGGTCTATCATCTTATCGCACGATCACAGCACGGATTAATGGTTCAAATACTTGCAGGGTTAATTACCTATCTTCTACTTGCTATTTACTGTCACAATAATTTCAAAGAAAAAGTTTCTATCAAAAGAGTCAGAGAGTTGAGAATCAAAATAAATAATGAAGCCAGAAACTTAAACTTTTCTCCTTTTGGTAACTACAATTTTAAAGAACATGCTAAAAATTATAACCACGCAAAAACTTAACCGGACAATGCTGACAATTTGTCTGATTTTACCATATTTTATCGGTCTTTTCACCGATATTTATTACCTCTTCCCCTTAATTCAATGACATTGCCTCGCGAAGGAGGAAGACGGGTGGTTAATTATTTGTAACCGGGCTATATTCCAAACTCAAATGGAATATACGGTATAGTATTTTGAATACTGGAAGCCAGTCTTTCCGCCTGAAGACGAAAACACTTCCTGAACGTCGTATTTTCCCTGGTTTCCTGCCGGACAAACTCACGATTGAGCATGGCCTCGTATTCCACGAAATACCGCTTCAATGTCTCACGCCTGAGGTATACTCCTTCATTGGGATTTGAGTAAAAGTCCTCTTGTCCGAAAACCCTGTTATTCATGAGATTCAGGGTCAGCCGGTCGGCCACCGGCGCCCGGAATTTTTCCATGAGGTCAGAGGCAAGGGATGCCCTTCCATAGTCAATACTATGATAATAAGCAAGGTATGGATCGAAACCCAATCCATAGAGGAGCGATGATAGTTCACTAAAAATCATGGTATAGCTCAGGGAAAGGGGTGCATTGACGGGATCGGGAGAAGGATGTTTCTGTCTTCCCGGGAAACTGAGTTCAGTTAGCCCGACTTTCGCAATTCGCACCCCAAAAAGGTCATTTTTGGGTATTTGTCTCCTGGAAACCATTGATTTTACTGGGGTCGATTTCAAAAACGGCTTGTAGTGCCGACCTACCCTCTTGACGACTTCACGGTGGCGTGAGAAAATGTCCGCATGTTTTTACGAGAAAAGACACGGACAAAAGACGGGAAAACCCACCGGTATTGGAGCGTAGTAGAGAACCGTCGGATCAGCGGAGGCAGAGTGATACAGCGACAAGTGCTCTACCTGGGAGAACTCAATGACAACCAACGAGCGGGGTGGGTTCGGACGATAGAGGCAGTCGCGGGTGAAAAGCCCACAGCAAGACAAGTGGCATTATTTCCGGACGACCGGGAAGCCTTGCCCATACCGGATTGTGAGACCGTCCAGGTGAGGTTGGACAAAATAGAATTGCGCTGTCCCCGGCAATGGGGAGCAAGTTGGTTGGGATTATATTTGTGGGATATGTTGGAACTGGACATCTTTTGGAGGAGTCGTCTGCCATCAAGCCGGAAGGGGACAAGCTGGCTGAATATGCTCAAGGCGCTTGTCTGTTACCGGCTGATCGATCCGGGAAGCGAATTTCGTTTTCACCGTGAGTGGTATGTGCGTAGCGCAATGGGAGATTTGTTGGGGGAAGATGATTCGCTGGCACAGAAGGATAAGCTGTATCGTTGTTTGGATTTGCTGCTTGAGCACCGCGACGAGCTGTTTGGTTTTTTAAAAGGGCAATGGGGCAAGCTGTTTGGCGCGAAGTATGATGTGCTGCTGTATGATTTGACGAGTACGTATTTCGAGAGTGAACCGCCGGCGGCGGATGCTGTGAGTAAAAAACGTTTTGGGTACAGCCGTGACAAACGTTCGGATTGTGTGCAGGTGGTAGTGGCGTTGGTATTGACGCCGGAAGGGTTTCCCGTCGCCTACGAAGTATATCCCGGTAATACAAGAGACACTGCGACATTAGAGGAGTTTCTGGATCGGATAGAAAAGCGGTATGGGAAATTTCGGCGCACCTGGCTCATGGATAGAGGTATTCCAACGGAGGAGGTGTTGGAAAAGATGCGTGAGCGGGGGATTGATTATTTGGTTGGTACTCCGAAGGGGCATTTGACGCGGGTAGAAAAACCGTTACTTGAACAGACGTGGATGCAGGCGCGGGAAAGCGTCCGTGTGAAAATTCTTCAGCAAGAGTCGGAGTTTTACGTTTACGTGGAAAGCCAGGACCGGGTGGCCAAGGAACGTTCCATGCGTTGGCGCAGACTCAGACGTTTGTGGGCGGGTTTGCGCGAACTTCGCAATCGAAAGGTCCTCACGCGCGATGATCTGCTCATGCATATTGGCGCGTTAAAGAAAGAAGCCGGACGAGACTTCAGATTGGTCAATATTTCCATTCCCAAACCGCAGGAGCCGGTCAATGAAAATACGTTCCGGTTCAGTTTGGATCGGGAACGCCTGAGGCAGGCGTATCGGCGCGAGGGGCGTTATTTGCTTCGTTCCAACATGCAAGCCACCGCACCAGAAACCGTGTGGGAAAATTATTTGCTGTTGACGCGGATTGAACAGGCATTCAAGGATTTAAAGGGATCGCTTTCCATCCGCCCCATATGGCACCAATTGGAAAGGAGGATTGAAGCCCATATTTTTGTCTCCTTTTTGGCATTCTGTCTCCACACGACGCTGCGAAATCTTGCGCGGGGACGAGCCGCAGGGTTGACGTCT contains:
- the cas1 gene encoding CRISPR-associated endonuclease Cas1: MANLYLTEQNSILRKSGDRLIVQKDDETLLEVQCHKIDAVLIFGNVQFTTQAVHELFEHGIEMAILTRTGKLIGQITSPTPKNITLRLHQFRKYGDNDFRLMLSKAIVAGKIMNCYNVVRLFSYNHPEINLETEIAALKAKPGDVALATQINQLFGLEGSAAKVYFDAFGKMLLGGFTFPGRKKHPSTDPVNALLSLSYTMIFSEISSLLDGLGFDPYLAYYHSIDYGRASLASDLMEEFRAPVADRLTLNLMNNRVFGQEDFYSNPNEGVYLRRDALKRYFVEYEGMLNREFVRQETGETTTLRKCFRYQAEKLAATIQNITPYIPFLQEV
- the cas2 gene encoding CRISPR-associated endonuclease Cas2, whose product is MLYVVSYDIPDTGRRTKLAKALKDFGDRVHYSVFECMLDSILLNKMVARVKKIVLPNDDSVRIYAICANCERAIQVIGQGKVTKMEDIYIV
- a CDS encoding nucleotidyltransferase domain-containing protein — encoded protein: MKHSIGKTKGVVSMVVVSDEVLEIIKRFIDMVSASGLHLERALLFGSHAKGTANTWSDIDVTLVSKDFTGIGFYNRKRVNPFIMKTMILPQRPQRINYGFFNGTDYSGGNRGSSYPGTRLIGIYLRRSPLS
- a CDS encoding IS4 family transposase, with translation MDPFCKQQKIPTFHELFSPVQNIFHSVPPLESKGNRPLQMNFEQQLKALIYYHLEEHSSGRDLLQELQEDDFARTEIAPPDGIKKSSFFEAINHRGIEQLLFIFTKLQADATKVLPQEYEHLGELVSIDGSFIDAVLSMHWADYRKGAKKAKAHLGFNLNHSIPSKIYLTDGKGDERPFVNKILSPGQTGIMDRYYQCHKDFDLWQTEGKHFVCRIKENTNKSVIKTNPLKPGSIVFYDALVLLGTPQVNQTEKPVRLIGYWIDAKEYWVATDRHDLTAEDIASLYKLRWNIEIFFGWWKRHLKVYHLIARSQHGLMVQILAGLITYLLLAIYCHNNFKEKVSIKRVRELRIKINNEARNLNFSPFGNYNFKEHAKNYNHAKT
- the cas1 gene encoding CRISPR-associated endonuclease Cas1 produces the protein MRIAKVGLTELSFPGRQKHPSPDPVNAPLSLSYTMIFSELSSLLYGLGFDPYLAYYHSIDYGRASLASDLMEKFRAPVADRLTLNLMNNRVFGQEDFYSNPNEGVYLRRETLKRYFVEYEAMLNREFVRQETRENTTFRKCFRLQAERLASSIQNTIPYIPFEFGI
- a CDS encoding IS1634 family transposase, with translation MFLREKTRTKDGKTHRYWSVVENRRISGGRVIQRQVLYLGELNDNQRAGWVRTIEAVAGEKPTARQVALFPDDREALPIPDCETVQVRLDKIELRCPRQWGASWLGLYLWDMLELDIFWRSRLPSSRKGTSWLNMLKALVCYRLIDPGSEFRFHREWYVRSAMGDLLGEDDSLAQKDKLYRCLDLLLEHRDELFGFLKGQWGKLFGAKYDVLLYDLTSTYFESEPPAADAVSKKRFGYSRDKRSDCVQVVVALVLTPEGFPVAYEVYPGNTRDTATLEEFLDRIEKRYGKFRRTWLMDRGIPTEEVLEKMRERGIDYLVGTPKGHLTRVEKPLLEQTWMQARESVRVKILQQESEFYVYVESQDRVAKERSMRWRRLRRLWAGLRELRNRKVLTRDDLLMHIGALKKEAGRDFRLVNISIPKPQEPVNENTFRFSLDRERLRQAYRREGRYLLRSNMQATAPETVWENYLLLTRIEQAFKDLKGSLSIRPIWHQLERRIEAHIFVSFLAFCLHTTLRNLARGRAAGLTSEAILEKLSSIQMIDVHLPTTDGRHIVMSRYTQPEKDVVLLLAQLGLTLPEQPPPKIYASG